From Desulfurobacteriaceae bacterium, the proteins below share one genomic window:
- a CDS encoding ferritin-like domain-containing protein produces MGTKGRALVGEHADRIIELLNKALCDEWLAYYQYWIGSKVIKGPMKDAVIAELVQHANDELRHADMLVMRILELGGTPVLSPKQWFELTNCGYDAPEDPFVKKILEQNIKGEQCAIDTYNQILKLTKDIDPITYNLVLQILTDEVEHEEDLQSLLEDLENLNFLK; encoded by the coding sequence ATGGGAACAAAAGGTAGAGCTCTAGTGGGAGAGCACGCGGATAGGATAATTGAACTTCTTAACAAAGCCCTTTGTGATGAGTGGCTTGCTTATTACCAGTATTGGATAGGTTCGAAAGTTATTAAAGGTCCTATGAAAGATGCAGTAATTGCTGAGCTTGTACAACACGCAAATGATGAATTAAGACATGCGGATATGCTTGTTATGAGAATTTTAGAGCTTGGAGGAACTCCAGTTCTTTCTCCAAAACAATGGTTTGAGCTTACAAACTGTGGATACGATGCACCAGAAGATCCTTTTGTAAAGAAAATACTTGAACAGAATATAAAGGGAGAACAGTGTGCAATAGATACTTATAACCAAATCTTGAAGCTGACTAAAGATATTGACCCCATTACTTACAATTTAGTTTTACAAATACTTACAGATGAAGTAGAACACGAGGAAGATTTACAGTCCTTACTTGAAGATCTAGAAAACTTAAACTTCTTAAAATAA
- a CDS encoding phosphoribosylanthranilate isomerase has protein sequence YIGKIRAILLDTYCENSFGGTGKTFDWEIAKVVKERFNVPVILSGGLNPENVAEAIKKVNPYAVDVSSGVEKEPGKKDKDKVQQFIKTAKCS, from the coding sequence TACATTGGCAAGATTAGAGCTATTCTGCTTGATACTTACTGTGAAAACTCTTTTGGAGGAACAGGTAAGACTTTTGATTGGGAAATAGCAAAGGTCGTTAAAGAAAGGTTTAACGTTCCGGTAATTCTTTCAGGTGGACTAAATCCTGAAAATGTTGCAGAAGCTATCAAAAAAGTAAATCCTTACGCTGTTGATGTTAGTAGTGGTGTTGAGAAAGAACCAGGAAAGAAAGATAAGGATAAAGTTCAACAATTCATTAAAACTGCAAAATGTTCATAA